From one Labeo rohita strain BAU-BD-2019 chromosome 8, IGBB_LRoh.1.0, whole genome shotgun sequence genomic stretch:
- the fzd10 gene encoding frizzled-10 yields the protein MFPATFGLSLVLLCMSEICSAISSIDPDRPGEGRCQEIAIPLCKDIGYNLTVMPNLMGHEDQSEAAIKLHEFAPLIEFGCHSHLKFFLCSLYAPMCTEQVSTPIPACRVMCEQARQKCSPIMEQFNFHWPESLDCSRLPNKNDPNYLCMEAPNNGTDEPPKGSHTQPPDSRPPRPGNSQELPIKERVGKTTCSNPGKFHYVQKSESCAPKCYSNIDVYWSQGDKRFSMVWIAIWSILCFISSAFTVLTFLIDPQRFKYPERPIIFLSMSYCVYSVGFLIRLFVGVENVACDRDSGVQYIIQEGLESTGCTIVFLILYYFGMASSLWWVILTLTWFLAAGKKWGHEAIEANSSYFHLAAWAIPAIKTIMILVMRKVAGDELTGVCYVGSMDVKALTGFVLIPLSCYLIIGTSFLLSGFVALFHIRKVMKTEGENTDKLEKLMVRIGVFSVLYTVPATCVIACYFYERLNMDYWKILAGEQKCTEDSKSGEECVMKSSIPAVEIFMVKIFMLLVVGITSGMWIWTSKTLQSWQNVFSRKLKKKTRRKAACVFTGSGPYLKPHPALKGHKTKYEPAGPPATCV from the coding sequence atgtttCCTGCCACTTTTGGACTCAGCCTTGTGCTGCTGTGCATGTCCGAGATTTGTTCCGCAATCAGTTCCATCGACCCGGACCGGCCAGGAGAGGGAAGATGCCAGGAGATCGCCATTCCGCTCTGTAAGGACATTGGCTACAACTTAACAGTTATGCCAAACTTAATGGGACACGAAGATCAAAGTGAGGCGGCCATAAAGCTGCACGAGTTTGCTCCGCTGATTGAATTCGGCTGCCACAGTCATTTGAAGTTTTTCTTGTGCTCGCTCTACGCTCCCATGTGCACGGAGCAGGTATCCACACCCATCCCAGCATGCCGAGTAATGTGTGAGCAGGCAAGGCAGAAGTGTTCTCCCATCATGGAGCAGTTTAACTTCCACTGGCCTGAATCACTGGACTGTTCCAGACTGCCAAATAAGAATGATCCCAATTACCTCTGCATGGAGGCACCCAACAACGGCACCGACGAGCCCCCAAAAGGCTCCCACACTCAGCCGCCAGACTCCCGACCCCCTCGGCCAGGTAACAGCCAAGAACTGCCGATAAAGGAGAGGGTTGGTAAAACAACATGCAGCAACCCTGGAAAGTTTCATTATGTTCAGAAGAGCGAGTCTTGCGCTCCCAAGTGTTACTCTAACATTGATGTGTACTGGAGCCAGGGCGACAAACGCTTTTCCATGGTGTGGATTGCCATCTGGTCCATCTTGTGCTTCATCTCCAGTGCCTTTACTGTACTCACTTTCCTTATTGATCCACAGCGCTTCAAGTATCCCGAACGACCCATCATTTTCTTGTCTATGTCTTACTGTGTTTACTCCGTGGGTTTCCTTATAAGACTTTTCGTAGGAGTAGAAAACGTGGCCTGTGACCGTGACAGTGGCGTTCAGTACATCATCCAGGAAGGCTTGGAAAGCACTGGCTGCACTATCGTCTTCCTCATTCTTTACTACTTTGGAATGGCCAGTTCCCTGTGGTGGGTCATTCTCACTCTCACATGGTTCCTCGCAGCTGGGAAAAAATGGGGCCATGAGGCCATCGAAGCCAACAGCAGCTACTTCCATTTAGCGGCATGGGCCATACCAGCCATTAAGACCATCATGATCCTGGTTATGAGGAAGGTAGCGGGAGATGAGCTCACAGGGGTCTGCTACGTGGGCAGCATGGATGTCAAAGCCTTGACGGGTTTTGTTCTTATTCCCCTCTCTTGCTACCTCATTATTGGCACTTCCTTTCTGCTCTCAGGGTTTGTGGCTCTCTTTCACATCCGTAAGGTCATGAAGACCGAAGGAGAGAATACGGATAAGCTGGAGAAGCTGATGGTTAGGATCGGCGTCTTCTCTGTGCTCTACACGGTCCCCGCCACTTGCGTCATCGCCTGCTATTTTTACGAGCGCCTTAACATGGATTATTGGAAGATTCTAGCAGGAGAGCAGAAGTGCACCGAGGACAGTAAGAGCGGCGAGGAGTGTGTGATGAAGAGCTCCATCCCGGCCGTGGAGATCTTCATGGTTAAGATTTTTATGCTGCTGGTGGTGGGCATCACCAGCGGCATGTGGATCTGGACCTCCAAAACGCTGCAGTCGTGGCAGAACGTTTTCAGCCGCAAACTTAAAAAGAAGACGAGGAGGAAGGCTGCATGCGTTTTCACAGGAAGTGGACCTTACCTCAAGCCTCATCCTGCACTGAAAGGACATAAAACCAAGTATGAACCAGCAGGTCCTCCTGCAACCTGTGTATGA